In Pseudomonadota bacterium, a single genomic region encodes these proteins:
- a CDS encoding RidA family protein produces MTGQIDARLKELGIELPEAAAPAANYVPYVVSGNHVFVAGQITLLNGELKYQGKVGQDFSVDEGYQAARLCALNILAQVKAACGGDLDKVKRCVRLGGFVNANGDFHDHPKVINGASDLMVEVLGDAGRHARAAVGAPALPLNVAVEVDAIFEIA; encoded by the coding sequence ATGACCGGCCAGATTGACGCACGCCTGAAGGAGCTGGGCATCGAGCTGCCCGAGGCCGCCGCGCCCGCCGCCAACTACGTACCCTACGTGGTCAGCGGCAACCACGTCTTTGTCGCGGGCCAGATCACGCTGTTGAACGGCGAGCTGAAGTATCAGGGCAAGGTCGGCCAGGACTTCAGCGTCGATGAAGGCTATCAGGCCGCGCGCCTTTGCGCCCTCAACATCCTCGCCCAGGTCAAGGCGGCCTGCGGCGGCGATCTCGACAAGGTCAAGCGTTGCGTGCGCCTGGGTGGTTTCGTCAACGCCAATGGCGATTTCCACGATCACCCCAAGGTCATCAATGGCGCATCGGACCTGATGGTCGAGGTGCTGGGCGATGCCGGCCGCCACGCCCGTGCCGCCGTCGGCGCCCCTGCCCTGCCGCTGAACGTCGCGGTCGAAGTCGACGCCATCTTCGAGATCGCCTGA
- a CDS encoding DUF1849 family protein — MATPFGAQAADMLPHRAVYEMTLGKSSGTSGVVSVRGTLLLTWEETCDAWLVGQRLFLKVSREDATFATSSAFDTIESKDGLDFSFEDRTVREPGGAEFASGSARLASQGGDGSLVLDEPEPGQFVLPKGTTFPTAQLIDILARAENGERIMSHLVYDGTDGSVLFDVTTVLAAPEVQTFEGDAGGEVTIWPMRLAYYPHDTVDPLPQVEIGADVQDNGVARRLVFDYGTFTVESTLSELEALPSPDCS; from the coding sequence GTGGCCACACCATTCGGCGCTCAGGCTGCCGATATGCTGCCGCATCGCGCGGTCTACGAAATGACACTGGGAAAGTCGTCGGGCACCAGCGGCGTCGTCTCGGTGCGTGGCACCCTGCTGCTGACCTGGGAGGAGACGTGCGATGCCTGGCTGGTGGGCCAGAGGCTGTTCCTGAAGGTCTCGCGCGAGGATGCGACGTTCGCCACGTCGTCAGCGTTCGACACGATCGAGAGCAAGGATGGCCTCGACTTTTCGTTCGAGGATCGCACGGTTCGCGAACCGGGCGGCGCCGAGTTCGCCAGCGGTTCGGCCCGATTGGCGAGCCAGGGCGGTGATGGTTCGCTGGTTCTTGATGAACCAGAGCCCGGTCAGTTTGTCCTGCCGAAGGGCACGACCTTCCCGACGGCGCAACTGATCGACATCCTGGCGCGTGCGGAGAACGGCGAGCGGATCATGAGCCATCTTGTGTACGACGGTACCGACGGGTCGGTCCTCTTCGACGTCACCACCGTGCTTGCCGCGCCTGAGGTGCAGACGTTTGAAGGTGACGCTGGTGGCGAGGTGACGATCTGGCCCATGCGTCTTGCCTATTACCCGCACGACACGGTCGATCCATTGCCGCAGGTCGAGATCGGGGCCGACGTCCAGGACAACGGCGTCGCTCGTCGGCTGGTCTTCGACTACGGCACCTTCACCGTCGAGAGCACGCTCTCCGAGCTCGAAGCGCTGCCCAGTCCCGACTGTTCATAA
- a CDS encoding ROK family protein, producing the protein MRLGVDLGGTKIEIVALDDDNREIARRRIATPRDDYDGTLTAIRNLVLDTEHHLSVTCTVGVGIPGSLSPATGLMRNANSTWLNGKPFDRDLAAVLARDIRIANDANCLALSEARDGAAKDYPVVFAVILGTGVGGGIAINGRFIEGLNRIGGEWGHNPLPDRHDDERPGPLCYCGRNGCIETYLSGPGLARDHLAATGESVTAEDICARAQAGNEAALQSLERYEDRLARALGSVINLIDPDAVVLGGGLSKVERLYANVPALWQRYIFSDIVKTALVPAQHGDSSGVRGAAWLWAD; encoded by the coding sequence ATGAGGCTGGGCGTCGATCTGGGCGGCACGAAGATCGAAATCGTCGCATTGGACGACGACAACCGCGAGATCGCACGCCGACGGATCGCGACACCGCGCGACGACTATGACGGCACCCTCACCGCCATTCGCAACCTCGTCCTGGATACCGAGCATCACCTCTCTGTCACATGCACTGTCGGTGTCGGTATCCCTGGCTCGCTCTCACCAGCGACAGGTCTGATGCGCAACGCCAACTCGACCTGGCTGAACGGCAAGCCGTTTGACCGCGACCTCGCCGCAGTCCTCGCTCGTGATATCCGGATCGCGAACGACGCCAACTGCCTAGCACTGTCGGAGGCACGCGACGGCGCGGCCAAGGATTACCCGGTCGTCTTTGCCGTCATCCTGGGTACAGGCGTCGGCGGTGGCATCGCGATCAATGGACGGTTCATTGAAGGGCTCAACCGGATCGGCGGCGAATGGGGTCATAACCCGCTGCCCGACAGGCACGATGACGAACGACCCGGCCCACTCTGTTACTGCGGGCGAAACGGCTGCATCGAGACATATCTGTCCGGTCCCGGGCTGGCGCGAGATCACTTGGCCGCAACAGGCGAGTCGGTTACAGCCGAAGACATCTGCGCTCGCGCGCAAGCGGGCAATGAGGCAGCCCTGCAGAGCCTGGAGCGCTATGAAGATCGCTTGGCGCGCGCGCTGGGCAGCGTCATCAACCTTATCGACCCCGATGCCGTGGTTCTGGGTGGCGGTCTGTCGAAGGTCGAGCGGCTCTACGCCAATGTGCCCGCGCTGTGGCAGCGCTACATCTTCTCCGACATCGTCAAGACCGCGTTGGTGCCAGCCCAGCACGGCGACTCAAGCGGTGTCCGCGGCGCCGCCTGGCTGTGGGCTGATTGA
- a CDS encoding D-glycerate dehydrogenase, with product MSEKPRVLVTRRLPDNVETRLKNDYRPDLNPDDQLYPGDELVARSAGVDAILPCPTDKMTADVINALDDSVKVIATFSVGHEHIDGQAAAARGITVTNTPDVLTDATAEIAMLLILGAARRAAEGERMIYGQTWGAWAPTAMRGIEVTGNRLGILGMGRIGQALADRARGFGMDVHYHNRSRLPADKEKGATFHDDLDGLLAVSNILSVHCPSSPETIKVINAERLAKLPDDAIVVNTARGNVVDDDALIAALKSGKLFAAGLDVYDGEPDIHPGYRELNNAFLLPHLGSATRETRDAMGFRALDNLDAFFAGKEPPDRVV from the coding sequence ATGTCCGAGAAACCACGCGTCCTGGTGACGCGCCGCCTGCCTGATAACGTCGAAACCCGACTAAAGAATGACTATCGCCCCGACCTCAACCCGGATGATCAACTTTATCCCGGCGATGAGCTTGTGGCCAGGAGCGCCGGTGTCGACGCCATTCTGCCCTGTCCGACCGACAAGATGACCGCCGACGTCATCAATGCGCTGGACGATAGCGTTAAAGTGATCGCTACCTTCTCGGTCGGTCATGAACACATCGATGGCCAGGCTGCGGCCGCGCGCGGCATCACCGTGACCAACACGCCGGACGTGCTGACCGACGCGACAGCCGAGATTGCCATGTTGTTGATCCTGGGTGCGGCGCGCCGCGCCGCCGAAGGCGAGCGCATGATCTATGGCCAGACCTGGGGTGCATGGGCGCCGACCGCCATGCGCGGTATCGAGGTGACCGGCAACCGGCTCGGCATTCTGGGCATGGGCCGGATCGGTCAGGCGCTCGCCGATCGCGCCCGCGGCTTCGGCATGGATGTGCACTACCACAACCGCTCGCGCCTGCCCGCCGACAAGGAGAAAGGCGCGACCTTCCACGACGACCTCGACGGCCTGCTCGCGGTCAGCAACATCCTGTCGGTCCACTGCCCGTCATCGCCGGAGACCATCAAGGTGATCAACGCCGAGCGGCTTGCCAAGCTTCCCGACGATGCGATTGTCGTCAACACGGCGCGCGGGAATGTGGTCGACGACGACGCACTGATCGCCGCGCTCAAGTCCGGCAAGCTGTTTGCCGCTGGTCTCGACGTCTATGACGGGGAACCGGACATTCATCCGGGTTATCGCGAGCTGAACAACGCGTTCCTGCTGCCGCATCTGGGCAGCGCAACCCGAGAGACCCGCGACGCCATGGGCTTTCGCGCGCTCGATAACCTCGACGCTTTTTTCGCCGGCAAAGAACCGCCCGACCGGGTGGTCTAA
- a CDS encoding response regulator yields MAKTVLIVEDNELNMKLFNDLLDASGFETVRAMNGEEAFRLAKQHVPDLIIMDVQLPEASGLEVTQWIKAEPSTAEVPVVAVTALAMKGDEEKILSAGCDAYIAKPISVQTFLDTVKRFLE; encoded by the coding sequence ATGGCCAAAACTGTGCTGATCGTTGAGGACAATGAGCTCAACATGAAGCTTTTCAACGATCTTCTCGACGCGAGTGGCTTCGAAACCGTTCGGGCGATGAACGGCGAGGAGGCCTTTCGTTTGGCCAAGCAGCATGTTCCCGACCTCATTATCATGGATGTCCAGTTGCCGGAGGCATCGGGACTTGAGGTGACGCAGTGGATCAAGGCGGAACCGTCGACGGCTGAGGTGCCGGTTGTAGCTGTGACGGCTCTTGCCATGAAGGGTGATGAAGAGAAGATCCTGAGTGCGGGTTGCGATGCCTACATCGCCAAACCCATTTCGGTTCAGACGTTCCTTGATACCGTTAAGCGTTTCTTAGAGTGA
- a CDS encoding DMT family transporter yields the protein MGKSINAPTSPEPGAERILLGIGSVALGAVGFGFLPLFLYWGYSGGLTPETGLLWRYGGGLLLMAPAMLVLGARAWHYSGRAFCAGLAMGVGTVSLFHSYASLPVTLVILIFYTYPAFTLIFGRAFFGKPMTPRLLGAVILVLLAAALIVRPDADQGITVGLLLFAFLGPMGFAGYLTLAAEIGPATHMAARINGVNLGALAVALPVSLAVLDTVVPNAPAGWLGAVCLALVTGVMSNAFNLFGAALAGGARAAIAGSAELVTALLIGVLVFAEPFAWPYLVSAVLLLAAIGLSLPRRLVPETSA from the coding sequence GTGGGCAAGTCAATCAACGCGCCGACATCACCGGAGCCCGGCGCCGAAAGGATCCTGCTTGGCATCGGAAGCGTTGCCTTGGGCGCGGTTGGTTTCGGATTTCTGCCCCTGTTCCTGTACTGGGGTTATTCGGGCGGGTTGACGCCTGAGACCGGCCTCTTGTGGCGTTACGGTGGCGGGCTGCTGCTGATGGCGCCGGCGATGCTGGTCCTGGGTGCGCGGGCCTGGCATTACAGCGGGCGGGCGTTTTGTGCCGGCCTGGCCATGGGCGTCGGCACGGTGTCGCTGTTCCACAGCTATGCCAGCCTGCCGGTCACCCTCGTCATTCTCATCTTCTACACCTATCCGGCCTTTACGTTGATCTTTGGGCGGGCCTTCTTTGGCAAACCGATGACGCCGCGTCTGTTGGGTGCGGTGATCCTGGTCTTGCTGGCGGCAGCCCTGATCGTGCGACCGGACGCCGATCAGGGCATCACGGTTGGGCTCCTGCTGTTCGCCTTTCTGGGCCCGATGGGGTTCGCCGGTTATCTGACCTTGGCCGCGGAGATCGGACCGGCAACCCACATGGCGGCTCGGATTAACGGCGTCAATCTGGGCGCGCTCGCTGTCGCGCTGCCGGTCTCCTTGGCGGTTCTCGACACCGTCGTTCCCAACGCCCCGGCGGGTTGGTTGGGTGCGGTTTGCCTGGCCCTGGTGACCGGCGTGATGTCAAACGCCTTCAACCTGTTCGGCGCCGCGCTTGCCGGGGGCGCCAGGGCCGCGATCGCCGGCAGCGCGGAACTCGTGACCGCGTTGCTGATCGGCGTGTTGGTTTTCGCTGAACCGTTCGCCTGGCCCTATCTGGTCAGCGCGGTCCTGCTCTTGGCCGCGATCGGGCTTTCGTTGCCGCGGCGGCTGGTCCCAGAGACCAGCGCTTAG